Proteins encoded together in one Porites lutea chromosome 2, jaPorLute2.1, whole genome shotgun sequence window:
- the LOC140927207 gene encoding uncharacterized protein — MADRICEFCMSCCGAICAVFCREMTMKCSYIIQFTVYSILQGYNVASDVGMFIDVFSAVRRCNGLGDSQANGTTQVDPGGTVIYCRQPGNFTFSDLDKHILTLEILQWFFLIFAGIGGALYIAHLCTLLPNLCKHCRDPTFEYDLASPDIPRYYRKIVHIHTVFMCLETFIHDIPVSCLAVELSVHYFGPGQINCWECAATASSIPAELSLKRGSLWIGLKISAVALITIYKGVLPLYFWIGNPFCWSCYPLRFLIAAPAGLGFMVMVLTPSMGIAKYRVMTKVPELKSVVAGPSDIIFMIGLVFWVILIVGFLFWKIFSNFVLDLCPCLTWCMEDDDKKKNKEEEKTTGCLCF; from the exons ATGGCGGATCGAATCTGTGAATTCTGTATGAGTTGTTGCGGTGCAATATGTGCTGTATTTTGTCGCGAAATGACAATGAAGTGTTCATACATCATTCAATTCACCGTGTACAGTATTTTACAAGGCTACAATGTGGCATCAGATGTAGGTATGTTTATTGACGTATTCAGTGCTGTTAGGAGATGCAATGGACTTGGAGATTCACAGGCAAATGGAACAACGCAAGTTGATCCGGGAGGAACAGTTATATACTGCAGGCAACCCGGTAATTTTACATTTTCCGATCTGGACAAGCATATTCTAACGCTGGAGATTCTGCAGTGGTTCTTTCTAATTTTCGCGGGAATTGGTGGAGCACTTTACATAGCACATTTATGTACTTTGTTACCAAATTTGTGCAAACATTGCCGGGATCCCACGTTTGAGTATGACTTGGCATCACCCGACATACCAAGATATTACCGGAAAATCGTTCATATTCATACTGTATTCATGTGCCTGGAGACTTTTATTCACGATATCCCTGTATCATGTCTGGCTGTGGAGCTGAGTGTGCATTACTTCGGGCCAGGGCAGATCAACTGTTGGGAATGCGCAGCAACTGCAAGCTCTATACCTGCAGAACTTTCCCTGAAGAGAGGTAGTCTGTGGATTGGCCTGAAAATATCAGCGGTAGCATTGATAACTATTTATAAGG GAGTCCTGCCTTTGTACTTCTGGATTGGGAATCCATTTTGCTGGAGTTGTTATCCCCTGAGGTTCCTCATCGCTGCACCAGCCGGACTCGGCTTCATGGTAATGGTGCTGACTCCAAGTATGGGAATAGCAAAGTACCGGGTGATGACCAAAGTCCCGGAATTGAAATCAGTGGTAGCCGGGCCATCCGATATCATCTTCATGATTGGTCTAGTGTTCTGGGTAATACTCATCGTAGGATTTCTTTTCTGGAAGATATTTAGCAACTTTGTACTGGACCTGTGTCCTTGTTTGACATGGTGCATGGAGGAtgatgacaaaaagaaaaacaaagaagaggAAAAGACAACTGGCTGTCTATGTTTTTGA
- the LOC140929043 gene encoding uncharacterized protein produces the protein MCCSCLCNCIQAFLSNCCKCLGKLAMACCRGLCRCFCNAVSPGCGFLCQIILYAFFQGFNIGTDVGVFMETTETYARCDELSTATLVPLTNETNLTRPYCVGTENATQELIGDKAATLQILQSVFFFFVCLSGGIYVVHIAVLFPNMCKHWKDENFENIVQDSAPYYRKILQIHTLFLLAETLVHDVPMSCLAVELCAQMWGAGGINCWECTMTPDDLPVNPMGLINCELWLGLLLGSIAIVSIYKGILPLYAWIGNPFCWACYPLRVCVVLPAGFLYCVLTLAPAMGVAINRLFNVAPQMKDEMGTIAQTIWTFGLFFWGIIFLITFLYRYLCGKCICAICCPCEKKEGGEGKEGSGCLC, from the exons ATGTGTTGCTCCTGTCTGTGCAATTGTATCCAGGCATTTCTTTCAAACTGCTGCAAATGTCTCGGAAAATTGGCCATGGCATGCTGTCGTGGTTTATGTCGTTGTTTCTGCAACGCCGTCTCTCCAGGCTGTGGATTCCTTTGTCAGATAATTTTGTACGCCTTTTTTCAAGGTTTCAACATAGGCACCGATGTTGGCGTGTTCATGGAGACAACGGAGACTTACGCGCGCTGTGATGAGTTGTCCACTGCGACTCTAGTCCCGCTGACTAACGAGACGAATTTGACGCGTCCATACTGCGTTGGCACTGAGAACGCCACGCAGGAATTAATAGGCGACAAAGCAGCGACGCTTCAAATCCTTCAGagtgtcttcttcttctttgtgTGTCTATCTGGAGGAATTTACGTGGTCCACATAGCAGTGCTCTTCCCAAATATGTGCAAGCACTGGAAAGACGAAAACTTCGAGAATATAGTACAAGATTCTGCGCCTTATTACCGGAAGATACTCCAAATTCATACGCTGTTCCTGTTGGCCGAAACTCTTGTTCATGATGTGCCCATGTCCTGCCTGGCTGTAGAGCTTTGCGCGCAGATGTGGGGTGCTGGAGGAATCAATTGCTGGGAATGTACCATGACACCAGATGATCTACCCGTTAATCCAATGGGACTGATTAACTGCGAGTTGTGGTTGGGTCTTTTGCTGGGCTCCATAGCTATTGTCAGCATTTACAAGG gtaTCCTGCCGCTTTACGCCTGGATAGGAAATCCATTCTGCTGGGCCTGCTACCCTCTCCGTGTCTGCGTTGTGCTTCCAGCAGGGTTCCTTTACTGTGTGCTTACTTTAGCCCCGGCGATGGGCGTGGCCATCAATCGATTGTTCAATGTGGCACCGCAGATGAAAGACGAAATGGGAACTATCGCGCAGACCATCTGGACGTTCGGCTTGTTCTTCTGGGGTATAATATTCCTAATTACGTTCCTGTATAGGTATTTATGCGGGAAGTGTATTTGCGCTATATGCTGCCCTTGTGAGAAGAAAGAGGGAGGAGAGGGTAAGGAGGGTTCAGGATGCCTTTGTTGA
- the LOC140929042 gene encoding DNA-binding protein RFX6-like, whose amino-acid sequence MASEIIQANSKQSVAHAEKANSGRPKRVCTRKSYCEEETDDEFTADDIKPYKTKGGRRKESYTFVMLEKKQRQIAQTLRWLSENYELKEGMCLPRCVMYTHYLDFCRKGKLCPAGPATFGKIIRQRFPKLTTRRLGTRGQSKYHYYGIVVKETSAYFHAGYSKKGLTRFSGMKGKGDMNANHKKFSLSSKSGTLLPEFPNAKNVQLPEDVSSHKVETFIMMYRTHCQRMLDTVISANFEGVQNFITHFWKGMPGHIISVLECPMVVDIVGICDSILYKVLTDVLIPSTIQDLPESLREEINEFAENLLNWLDDSLSEVPPALKEAKCKVAKMFTQALKRQVCFVHLAQAARSALLSYEDVSQMLSDLRKIDFGQILSKAFFIRGNSETFYKAKIFVDDLESLLSKQAPLEAYIEWLDSVVDRCETNENRETSFEERSRNFLAMWSFSTGCFLADLTLRSAPSFGVFHLIHTAFQEYVFLVVENQRIAEMDKKLNSTLESHLKKDKHQSHETEMDKPKENMQPEHTDDKPNEGHRAKRQKTSTVFIPATKQNVTYDRPQVPPRVNADSYQDGQYIATCEPSATFLSQDRYQTAATNSSSRQFVHPTSLSMTATSAYPTGQSRCSLQPLSLPELEPVRDMGNVPEMNTFQGDFISAIDKAFFSAKVTLNTDEYMGASWVQNETSNLTVLNPVNVQEHNSENNVTMGFPGNGNYPVSYDSNVPLNVYSNAHSMPSNPRQQEIHYISPTKDDFGYVPSITNMYSRYNTPNYLYDPIRSVVQSGGADVMPFNGLLNSPSSSFGMDVIASHDAQMNRLGIGAV is encoded by the exons ATGGCATCCGAGATTATTCAAGCAAATTCGAAGCAAAGCGTAGCCCACGCGGAAAAAGCAAATTCTGGCCGTCCTAAAAGAGTTTGTACTCGCAAGTCCTATTGCGAAGAGGAGACGGACGACGAGTTTACTGCGGACGACATCAAACCATATAAAACGAAAG GAGGCAGGCGAAAGGAATCTTATACATTCGTTATGTTGGAGAAGAAACAGCGGCAAATAGCACAGACACTGAGATG GCTTAGCGAAAATTACGAGCTCAAGGAAGGCATGTGTCTTCCACGCTGCGTTATGTACACACACTATTTAGATTTCTGCCGAAAAGGAAAACTATGTCCAGCTGGACCTGCAACTTTTGGAAAA ATTATCCGTCAACGATTTCCAAAACTGACAACCAGAAGACTTGGAACTCGCGGACAATCAaa GTATCACTATTATGGCATAGTTGTGAAGGAGACATCAGCTTACTTCCATGCTGGTTATTCAAAGAAGGGGTTAACAAG ATTTTCCGGTATGAAAGGAAAGGGAGACATG AATGCCAATCACAAGAAGTTCTCCTTGAGTTCCAAGTCAGGTACTCTGCTACCGGAATTTCCAAATGCCAAAAATGTTCAACTTCCTGAAGATGTATCATCTCACAAG GTTGAAACTTTCATCATGATGTATCGAACTCATTGCCAGAGAATGCTGGATACAGTCATCAGCGCCAACTTTGAAGGA GTTCAGAACTTCATAACTCATTTCTGGAAAGGCATGCCGGGACACATCATTTCAGTACTGGAGTGTCCGATGGTAGTTGACATTGTGGGTATCTGTGATTCTATCTTATACAAG GTTTTGACAGATGTCCTTATACCGTCGACGATTCAAGACCTACCAGAGAG TCTTCGTGAAGAGATAAATGAATTTGCCGAAAACTTGCTTAACTGGTTGGACGATTCCCTGTCAGAAGTGCCGCCGGCCCTTAAAGAAGCCAAATGTAAAG TGGCAAAGATGTTTACGCAAGCCCTGAAGCGACAAGTTTGTTTTGTCCACTTGGCCCAG GCTGCACGTTCAGCGTTGCTCAGTTACGAAGATGTATCCCAGATGTTGAGTGACTTAAGAAAGATCGATTTTGGCCAAATTCTTTCCAAGGCCTTCTTTATCAGGGGAAATTCGGAAACATTTTACAAAGCCAAAATAT TTGTTGATGACCTGGAAAGTCTCTTGAGTAAGCAAGCACCATTAGAAGCTTACATTGAATGGCTGGACAGCGTTGTTGATCGATGT GAAACAAACGAGAACAGAGAGACGTCTTTTGAGGAGAGGTCCAGAAACTTTTTGGCAATGTGGTCATTTTCTACAGGATGTTTTCTTGCTGATTTGACCCTGAGAAGCGCACCAAGTTTCG GAGTCTTCCACTTAATTCATACTGCTTTTCAAGAGTATGTGTTTCTTGTTGTCGAGAACCAGAGGATAGCTGAAATGGACAAAAAGCTGAATAGCACTCTTGAGAGCCATCTTAAGAAAG ATAAACATCAATCGCATGAAACAGAAATGGACAAACCAAAGGAAAACATGCAGCCAGAGCATACGGATGACAAACCCAATGAAGGGCATAGAGCTAAAAGGCAAAAGACGAGTACCGTCTTCATAcctgcaacaaaacaaaatgtcacCTATGACAGACCACAAGTCCCACCAAGGGTGAATGCTGATTCTTATCAAGATGGGCAATACATTGCTACGTGTGAACCCAGTGCAACCTTCCTATCTCAAGACAGGTATCAAACAGCAGCGACCAATAGCTCATCTCGTCAATTTGTGCACCCCACATCTTTGAGCATGACAGCCACTTCTGCATACCCAACCGGACAAAGCCGTTGCAGCCTCCAACCGTTGTCATTGCCTGAACTAGAGCCAGTTCGTGACATGGGTAATGTTCCTGAGATGAACACTTTCCAAGGTGACTTTATAAGCGCCATCGATAAAGCGTTCTTCAGTGCCAAGGTCACATTAAATACCGATGAATACATGGGAGCTTCCTGGGTTCAAAATGAGACATCTAATCTTACTGTATTAAATCCGGTGAACGTCCAGGAACACAACTCCGAAAATAACGTGACCATGGGCTTCCCAGGAAATGGAAATTATCCGGTTAGTTATGACAGCAACGTGCCTCTTAATGTCTATTCTAACGCACACTCAATGCCTTCGAATCCACGGCAACAAGAAATTCACTACATATCTCCCACTAAGGACGACTTTGGCTACGTCCCCAGTATAACAAACATGTACTCAAGATATAATACACCAAACTATCTCTACGATCCAATACGCAGTGTTGTACAATCAGGCGGTGCTGATGTCATGCCATTCAATGGACTGCTTAACTCTCCCTCTAGTTCTTTTGGAATGGATGTTATAGCTTCGCACGATGCACAAATGAACCGTCTGGGGATTGGTGCAGTCTAA